Proteins encoded within one genomic window of Camelina sativa cultivar DH55 chromosome 19, Cs, whole genome shotgun sequence:
- the LOC104767012 gene encoding uncharacterized protein LOC104767012, giving the protein MAVSFHVRSNSYPSIPHSQAAHVDEQLARLRSSEEASTSSSSSICQRLDNLQELHESLDKLIRLPVTQHALVQEQNEKTVEKLLDGTLRILDVCNISKDALSQMKESLMDIQSILRRKRGDLSGEVKKYLASRKSFKKTFQKLQKSLKVSQAEDNNNNKSLAVFGEAEAITIALFDSLFSYMSGSKTCSKWSAVSKIMNKKKITGEAEANEFTKVDSEFQSEKTLKMEDVHILESCIQDFEDGLESLSKSLIKYRVSILNSFGH; this is encoded by the coding sequence atggCTGTATCCTTCCATGTTCGCTCTAACAGTTACCCCTCGATACCTCACTCACAAGCGGCTCATGTCGATGAGCAGTTGGCCCGATTAAGATCTTCTGAGGAAGCCTCAACATCTTCAAGCTCTTCTATCTGTCAAAGACTTGACAACCTTCAAGAACTACACGAGTCTCTTGACAAGCTTATCCGCCTACCCGTTACACAACACGCTCTAGTTCAAGAGCAGAACGAGAAAACCGTTGAGAAGCTTCTTGATGGAACTCTCAGGATCTTGGATGTGTGCAACATTTCCAAGGATGCTTTGTCACAGATGAAAGAAAGTCTTATGGACATCCAATCGATTCTAAGAAGAAAGCGCGGAGATCTATCAGGAGAAGTCAAGAAATACTTAGCTTCAAGAAAGTCCTTCAAGAAGACTTTCCAAAAACTACAAAAgtctctcaaggtttcacaagccgaagacaacaacaacaacaaatctttGGCTGTATTCGGAGAAGCAGAAGCTATTACAATTGCTctttttgattctctctttAGCTACATGTCTGGATCAAAGACTTGTAGCAAATGGTCAGCCGTCTCAAAGAtaatgaacaagaagaaaattacAGGTGAAGCGGAAGCAAACGAATTCACGAAGGTTGACTCCGAATTCCAATCCGAGAAGACTTTGAAAATGGAGGATGTTCATATCCTAGAGTCATGCATTCAAGATTTTGAAGATGGACTTGAATCATTATCTAAGTCTTTAATTAAATACAGAGTGTCAATTCTCAACAGCTTTGGCCATTAG
- the LOC104767013 gene encoding uncharacterized protein LOC104767013, with product MAVSFHVRSNSFPSRPHPQAAHVDEQLARLRSSEEASTSSSYSICKRLDNLQDLYESLDKLIRLPATQQSLAQEQNKKAVEQLLDGSLRILDVCNISKEALSQMKEGLMEIQSILRRKRGYLSGEIKKYLTTRKSLKKSFQKVQKSLKVTHAEDNNDETLAVFGEAEAITVSLFDSLFSYISGTKTCSKWSVVSKLMNKKKATCEAQENEFTKVDSEFQSEKTLKMEDVQNLESCIQDLEDGLESLSKSLIKYRVSFLNILGH from the coding sequence atggcTGTCTCTTTCCATGTTCGCTCTAACAGTTTCCCCTCAAGACCTCACCCACAAGCTGCTCATGTTGATGAGCAGTTGGCCCGTTTGAGATCTTCTGAGGAAGCCTCAACATCTTCCAGCTATTCTATCTGCAAAAGACTTGACAACCTTCAGGATTTATATGAGTCTCTTGACAAGCTTATTCGCCTACCCGCTACCCAACAGTCTCTAGCTCAAGAGCAGAACAAGAAAGCCGTCGAGCAGCTTCTTGATGGATCCCTTAGGATCTTGGATGTGTGCAACATTTCCAAGGAAGCTTTGTCACAGATGAAAGAAGGTCTCATGGAAATCCAATCCATTCTACGAAGAAAGCGCGGATATCTATCAGGAGAGATCAAGAAATACTTAACCACAAGAAAATCTCTTAAGAAGTCATTCCAGAAAGTACAAAAGTCTTTGAAGGTTACACACGCCGAAGACAACAACGATGAAACTTTGGCGGTCTTTGGGGAAGCAGAAGCTATTACAGTTTCTTTGTTTGATTCTCTCTTCAGCTACATTTCTGGAACAAAGACTTGTAGCAAATGGTCAGTCGTCTCAAAGCTaatgaacaagaagaaagcTACATGTGAAGCGCAAGAAAACGAATTCACAAAGGTTGATTCTGAATTTCAATCCGAAAAGACCTTGAAGATGGAAGATGTTCAGAACCTAGAGTCATGCATTCAAGATCTTGAAGATGGACTTGAATCACTTTCAAAGtctttaattaaatatagaGTCTCATTCCTTAACATCTTAGGCCACTAA